TGGGTTTGTAGGCCACCTTTTCGGTGAGCACCGCAGACAGCCCCCCCGCCAGAAGGGATATGGCCCCCGCCGCCCAGATGTTCATCCCAAGGCCCCTTAGGGCGTAATAGCAGGTGTAGCCCCCTATGACCAGAAATCCGCCGTGGGCGAAGTTTGAGAATAGGAGGATCGAGTAGACCAACGAGTACCCTACCGCTATCAGCGCGTAAACGGAACCTAGGGACAGGCCGTTTATGACCTGCTGAACTACAGAGCCCCCCATCTTGAACACCTCTCTCTTGATGGTATACAAAGACCCCTTAACAAAAAGACCACCTCCCGCCTTTGTGTGGTGCGGATACCGCACATATGAATTGTATCAGAAAATTAGTTCACTTAGCCCTTGTTGAAAGGGCATGAAGCTGTAGGGGGCGCTAGGCCGCAATGGGCTATTCGCTTTTTATTTATAACTGCTTCGGGTTATTTAGAATAATAAGATAGGATTATATGAAATATTGCTTTCTGTATTTACGAGGCCCCCCGTCGGGCATCTTTTTTCGCAATTATGTGGATTTTGGCCTCTTCGCCCGGGAAGGGGTGGGGTGATAATATGCTGTCCAGGGGGTGATGTCATGTCAGCAGTCAACCTTTCAGTGGTGCCGGTGAAGATACCGGAGGGGTGTAACGTTATCCTTGGACAGAGTCACTTCATAAAGACCGTGGAGGACCTTTACGAGGCCCTGGCCACCTCTTCCCCTTCCCTGGAGTTCGGCATAGCCTTTTGTGAGGCCTCCGGGGACTGCCTGGTCAGAAGGGACGGCAACCGGGAGGATCTTGTGGAGGCTGCGGTATCAAACGCCCTTGCCATAGGGGCGGGACACCTGTTCGTCATCGTATTGAGGAATGGTTATCCCATCAACGTGCTGGATCGCATAAAGTCCATTCAAGAGGTCTGCTCCATCTACGCCGCCACCGCCAACCCCCTTCAGGTGGTTGTGGCGGCCACCGAGCAGGGGAGGGGCATCCTGGGTGTGGTGGACGGTTTCTCCCCCAAGGGGGTTGAGACGGAGGAACACGTGAGGGCCAGGAAGTCCCTGCTCAGGGACATAATAGGCTATAAGCGCTGACCTTCTGACAGCTTTAACCCCGCCATAAAGATCGCCATGGACAGGGCGAGTCCCACGTAAAGGGGCTCGCCCCCGTATCCTAGAGCTTCCCATCCCATGGTGCCCACAAGCCCCGCCACGGAGGCCCCAAGAGCCCACCTGGGACCGATCCTTCCGGGGAAGAGGACCGCCCCTATCATTGGGAAGAAGGTCCCAGACCCCCTAAGCCCCATGCTCATGTATCCCCAGTTGAGGATGGTGCCGTCTTTGCCGTTGAGGGCCACCAAGAGGGCCGACAGGACCACCGCCGCCACCGATGTCCTCAACACCAACATCTCTGTACCCCTGGCGTTTATGCCCTTGGAGGCCATGAAGCCTTCGATGGCGGGGGATACGAAATCCCTTGCCAGGTTTGTGGCCATACCCAACGAAAGCCCCGCCGCACAGCCCACGGTGGTTATAAACAGCGATGCCCATAGCATCCCTCCCACCATGGGGTTGAAGTGATGCACCACGAACCACGGAAGCGCATGGGAGGGCTCTATGTCCACCCCGGCGCTCCGAAGGGACAACCCGACCCATATCCCCATAAGTCCCAACGGCGGCATCAGTAGCGCCGAGAGGAAGGCTCCCTTCTTGGCGGTGGCCTCATCCTTGGCGGCGAATATGGATTGCAGGTATATCTGGGTTGAGAAGACCCCCACGATGAGCGCCGCGCATGCCCCCAGGTCCTTAAGGAACCCCCTGCCAAAGGGGTTGAGGTAGGGCTGGAACGGGAGGGTAGAGGCGATCTTCAGCGGCGTCTCCCCGATGCTCATGGCCTTGAAGGCGCAAAGGCCCATCAATATGTAGAGCATGAGGAGCTTTGCCTTTCCCAAGACTCCGTAGCTTTTAAGCCCCCCCGAGGCTATGAAGGCGAAAACCATGACCGCCATCAACCCAAGCGCCACGGGGGTCTTCACCTTTGCCACCGTTTCTATGAGGGCCGCGCCGGACAAAAACTGGGCCACCACTGACAGGAACGTCCCCGCCAGGGAAGATATGAGCACCGTGGCCGCCACCTTAGGCCCGAAGGCCTCCCGTATTATCTGGATTATGGTCTCCTTCCTGCCCCGCCTCAAGGGACCTGCCATGGTAAGGGCCAGCAAAAGACATCCTATCCCAGCCCCCAGGGTGAACCAGATGGCCGATAGCCCCCACATGTAGGCCATCTGGGCGGTTCCTATGGTGGAGGCCCCTCCGACCAAGGCCCCAAGCAGAACCCCAACCACCGACAAGGGGGATGACTTGCGGCCCGCCACGGTGAAATCCTCCGCCCCTTTGACGCCTCCCTTGGGCATGATCCCAAGCAGGGCGAACGAAAGCAGCACCAGCGCGACTCCGAAAAAGAAAAGCATAGTCACCATACCTCACCTCATGGGGTATCATACCCCATGAACACCATATCGAAGCAAGGAATGGGGAGATATTGCCATGTTGCGGAACCTTTTGTCATTTAAAAGATTTTTAGCTTCCCTTGCTTTGATCCTCTTGGGGTTGGCAGCATCGACCTCCTCGTGCCTAGGCGAGGACAGGGCGTCCCAGGGGGAAGAACTGTCATCCCTTAAGGAGGGCTGGGGGTGGCCCGTGGTGGTTATCCCCCCCGAAGGAGGGTGGGGGTCCCCGGAGGGGCAGTCGGTTAAATGGGCCTTAAGGACTGCGGAGATGGAGATCTCCAAGGTCCATGATGGAGTTCACGGCAGGGACGTGGTCTTCCTGTACCCGGACATATCTGGCCCGGAGGATGCGTTAAGACGCCTTAAGACCTGGCGGGCAATGAAGGCGGGGGTCATAGTATGCTTCGATCGAGGACCTGTCATGGAGGCTTTGGTCAAGGCATGCAGGGATGCAGGCCCTTCGGTTGTCCTGTCGGACGGCGAGGACCTCTCCCTCCGGGGGCCTTCCGGCAAGCCAAGTCCCTATCTTTTCGCCCTGGGGCTCTTCCGTAACTACAGGGCCAACGTGTTGTCCCAGCTGATGGCCAGGCGTTCCTTAAGGGGGGCTGTGATATCGGATAGGTACGACCCCGCCATGGCTCAGGGAGCCCAGGTCACCCTTGCGCTGTTGTCGAAACGTCAGCCCGATGTAAGGCTCTTCTGGCTCATGGGATCTGGGGACGCGGGATACAGGTACCGCCTGGCGGAGGCCTCCGCTGAGGGGGCAAAGGTGGTGGTAAGCTGGCTTGGCTCCATGGGCTCCCTTTCCCTTTGGAAGACCGCATATACATACCGCATGCCCTTGGAGATCTGGCACGGCGCATATCCAGACCAGAAGCTCCTCAAAGAAGCTCAAGGGCTATTGTACGTGGACGCGGATCATCTGCTGAATCTTAGGGAAAAGGAGCTGCAGGGGATACGGTGGAACATAATAAGGACCGTAAAAAGGGACGTGTCCAATCTGGTCAGCGCCGCCAAGGCCTACGCCCTGGGGGTTTGGGTCATAAAGGCCTACGATGCCGCGGGTTCCGCTGATCCCGCCAAGCTGGCGGCCTTTCTAAGATCCGCCAGGGATATCCCCCTTGCGGGGGAGATGCTTAACATAAGCCCCATTACCCACAGGCCTATGAAGAGGTCCGTGGGGGTCATACGAGTTAAGGATAAGTCCCCCGTTTTGGAGGAGGTGGTTCAGGTAAGCTCTGGCTCCGTTTTGGAGAAGTGATGCGCTTGTGTATCCTCGGATCTTTTGTTAATCTTTTCTCAAGTGTTTTTTGCTAACCGGGGATCACTACTGGGAGGGAGTTGTTAGACGATGAATCTTAGGGAGATAGTGGAAGCCATCGACGGTAGGGTGCTCTGCTGTGAGGATAAACTGGACGATGAGGTTCGCTCCGCCTACGCTTCGGATCTCATGAGCGACGTCCTTGCGTTCTGCACCCCTGGATCCATGCTGATAACCGGGTTGACCAACATCCAGATAGTAAGGACCGCCCAGATGCTGGATCTGTCGTCCATCCTTTTCGTAAGGGGAAAGGCCCCCCAGGAGGACACGGTTAAGTTGGCTCAGGGGAGCGGGATACCCATAATACTTTGCGGGCACAGCATGTACAAGGTGTGTGGAGAGCTGTACAAGATGGGGGTCCCCGCCTGCCATCTTCCCAGCGAGGGGGAATGATGAGCGGTGGATGTGCCGGTCAGCTTGGAGTACAGGGTTGAGGGAGACGATTTCCTAGCCGCCGGGGAGGCGTCCAACAACATAAAGGAGACGTTGAAGATGCTTGGCGTTCCTTCTGCCATATGCAGGAGGGCCGCTGTGGTAACCTATGAGATGGAGATGAACCTGGTAATACACGCCGGCGGCGGAACCCTTAAGGCCATGATATACCCGGACAAGCTGGAGATCCTGGCGGTTGATCAGGGGCCTGGCATACCGGATGTGGAGAAGGCCCTTCAAGAGGGCTGGTCCACTGCCCCGGATCATATAAGGGAGATGGGGTTCGGTGCCGGCATGGGGTTGCCTAACATCCGAAAGAACTCCGATGAGTTCAGCATAGAAACCGAGGTTGGAAGGGGTACTTCGGTGAGGTCGGTGATAATATTCCCCTCCTAGGGTGCAGGGGCTGCGGTCTACTATAGAAAGGCCAAGGGGTGGTCCTTTTGTCTCACAGCGTAAGGATATTCGAATCCGCATGCAAGGGGTGCGTAAATTGCCTTAAATCCTGTCCCACCGAGGCCATCAGGGTGGTGGACGGTTCCATAAGGATTCTGTCCGATCTCTGCATAGACTGCGGGGAGTGCCTTAGGACCTGCGGCAAAAAGGCCCTTGGCCTTGAGGAGGATGACTGGGACCTCATAAGATCCCACACCCCAGGGGTTTTGGCGGTGGACCCAACGTTCTTCGCGCAGTTTGGGGCCTATTGGCACCCTTCCATGGTGATAGAGTGCCTTAGGGAGTGGGGCCTTGAGATGATAACCTCCCAGGCGCCGAAGGCCTTCGACCTGGCGGCCTATGCGGTGGCCTCCGCGGTGGACACCGCATCGAGGGAGCAGCTTCCACTCATATCAACATACTGCCCTTCGGTGGTAAGGCTCATCCAAGTTCGCTTTCCCGAGCTTTTGGGTAGACTGGTGCCGGTTCAAAACCCACTTGACATAATGGGGGACCTTTGGCGCCATGAGACCGGCAGGGACGACCCAATAACTCTGCTTTCCCCGTGTCCCTCGAAGATCACCCTGGTGAGGAATCCGGTGTCCCGTTCCTCCAGCCCCTTTCAGCACGTGGTTTCCGTGAGAAAGGTTACAAGGCAGCTCCTGGCGGCGGGTCCCCAGGTGGCGGACAACCTGCCGGATCCCGTTAACAAACGTTGGCTTAAATGGGCCCTGAGGGGAGGCGAGGCAAGGCACGTGAGGGCCTTTGCCTCCAAACCCATTGTCACGTTGGCGGTATCGGGGCTTAGAAATACCCTTGACCTCCTTCAGGACCTTGAACTGGGACGCCTTGCGGGGGTGGACTTCGTGGAGTGCCGCATATGCGACCTGGGCTGCATAGGCGGCATCGCCAACGCAGAGTCCCGCTTCCTGGCGAGCCTCCGGCTGCAGCCCCTGCCGGCTCCATGGGAGATAGAAGCCGACGAAAGGGAAGAGCTGGCGGCGATGTACGAAAGTGGCATATGGGCATTGGAGAAGCCCGTGCCCCCCCGCCCACGGATCCCACTTTCTGAAAACCTGACGGAGGCCATGGCCAAGCTGAAGGAGATGAAGGCCATATACGCCGAACTTCCCCACATAGACTGCGGATCCTGCGGCAGGCCCTCGTGCAATGCCATGGCGGAGGATATAGTAAGGGGCGAGGGGGAGATTACGGACTGCATATTTAAGCTAAGAGACGAGATATCCGACCTTGCAAATCGAATAGTCCTTCTCTCCAAGAGCGTGCCTCATACGATGAAAGGAAGGAGCTGATCCCCCCTTGAAGGTCAAGGATTTGGCAGCTGCCCTAGGGGGTACCGTATACTCTGAGGGGAATCAAGATGCGCAGGTGCTCCATGGGATAGTTGGAGACCTCCTGAGCCACGTCATGGGCACTGCCCCTGAATCCGCTGCTTGGGTAACAATCCAGACCCACGTCAACGTGGCGGCGGTGGCGGTGCTGAAGGATATGCCCATGGTGATACTGGCTTGCGGGAGAGAGCCTTCGCCGGACCTGGCGGACCGCTGCGCCAAGGAGGGCATATGCCTGGTTTCAACTCCGATGTCTGCCTTTGCGGTATGTTCCCTGCTGGGGTCCATGGGGCTTAAGGGTTGATGAGGGTTTTCAACCTGGATCTTCACCTGCACTCAGTTCTGTCCCCCTGTGGCGACCTTGAGATGGGGTTAGGGGACATAGCCCGCAGGGCCATGGAGATTGGGCTTGACGGTCTGGCCCTTACGGATCACAACAGCTGTGCCAACGTAAGGGGCCTTCTGGACGCCGCGGATGCCCTTAATACGCCTCTTTGGGTCATCCCTGGCTGTGAGGTGCAGACCGAGGAGGATATACACGTGGTGGCCCTGTTTGAGGGAGTTGATGCCGCCATGGACTTTCAGGATTGGCTTTTTGAGCGTCTTGGTCCGGTGATGAACGATCCCGACGTGTTCGGTTACCAGTTGGTGGTGGACAAGGATGGGAACATACTCGATCAGGTTGATAAACTCCTTGTGCAGGGAGTTTCCGCCGATGTTGATAGGGTGCTCCAAGAGATTCGAGCTCGTGACGGAATCTCAATCCTGTCGCACGTGGACAGGCCGTCCTTTTCATACACCGCCGTTTTGGGGCCCGTGCCGGAGGACCTGGACGTGGACGGCATAGAGATATCCTCAAGGGCATCGGAAGAGCAGGTTCGACAGTTGATGGCCTCCCTGCCCGCCGGCAGGTTCCCCTTCATAAGGTCATCCGACGCCCATAACCTTTCCCAGATGTCAATTGAAAGGTGTACCAAGTTCCTTTTGGAGAAGCCATCCTTTGATGAACTAAGACTGGCGTTTCGCGGCGAGGGCGGCAGAGGGATCGCCGAGCCATGGCCCTTTCCTCTAAGTTTGCTTGCTGGAGAGTGATAGTTCAATAATGCCTTCCAATCAATCTAAGCCCCATGGCTCGAAGATATCATCCCGCTATCGGTGCTCTTCCTGTGATTTCGTAAGCCTCACCATGGTTGGGCGATGCCCGTCCTGTGGCGCCTGGGGCACCATGGAGAAGGAGGACGTCCTGCCGATATCATCCGCGGCGGCGGAAGGGCCCCCTCCCGAGGCGGTGACGTTGGATCAGGTGATTCCTGAAAAGAGGATATTAAGCGGCCTGGAGGATCTGGACCTGGTCCTTGGCGGCGGGTGGCTTCCCGGCGGGGTGGTGCTGCTGGGCGGCGAACCGGGGGTTGGCAAATCCACGCTGCTTCTTCAATCCTGCGCTTCCGTAGCTTCCTCCGGCAGGCGGGTTTTGTACGTCTCCGGCGAGGAGACCGCCTCCCAGATAGCCATGAGGGCAAGGCGCCTCGGGCTTAAGGGGTCCGAAAACCTCAAGATTCTGGTATGTCAGGATGTCCTAAGGGCGGTAGCGGCGGCGGAGGATTTTGGATGCCAGTTCTTCGTACTGGACAGCGTACAGGCCCTAAGGCACCCGGAGGCTACCGGTTGGCCCGGTTCCCCAAACCAGGTGAGGGCGGTTGCGGAGAACGTGATCGGATTTGCCAAGCACTCGATGGCATCGGCGGTGATGATAGGCCACATAACCAAACAGGGTGCCATAGCGGGCCCCAAGGCGCTGGAGCACCTGGTGGATGTGGTGCTCCTGTTCTTCGGGGAGAGGTCGTCTAGAAACAGGCTGCTTAGGGCGGAGAAAAATCGTTTTGGCAGCACCGACGAGCTAGGCATATTTGAGATGGGAGAAGGGGGCTTGCGGGCGGTGTTGGATCCCAGCGCCCTCTTCTGGGGCGACGAGGACGGGGTTTCGGGGGTTGCCATGGGGGTTCCCATGGAGGGCTCAAGGCCCATACTATCGGAGATTCAGGCCCTGGTCTCCCAGTCCCCCTTTCCCTACCCCAAGCGGGCCTCAAAGGGGGTTGAGCTCAACAGGCTTCAGCTCATGCTGGCGGTTATGGAGAGGCGTTGCGGCATCTCCTTAAGGTCCAGCGACGTTTACCTTAACGTGGCGGGGGGGCTTACCCTGCAGGATCCCGCCGTTGACCTGGCGGTTTTCATGTCCTTGGTAAGCGCCGCAAAGGACGCGCCCCTTGACCTTAGGACCTGTTTTATAGGCGAGGTTGGCCTTGCCGGTGAGGTAAGGCCTGTGCCGAGGCTGGCGAACAGGATCAGGGAGGCGGAGCGTTTCGGGTGCAGCCGATTTTTCGTAAGTTACAAGGGAGCTCAGGAATTCAGGGTAGATGGTATCATACCCGTAAGGAACGTAAGGGAAGCGGTGGATCTGGTGTTTCGGTGAGGCGATATCAAATATCATTTTTTCGCTGATAGGGGGAGTGCGGTTCTTGGAGGCATTGCCTATGGGCTACCCTTGGTGGATGTGGCTTATCTTGGTTGGGGCGGTGGTTTTGGTGGCCATCCTTTCCGTAAGGGCCCTCCGTCAGAAGCCTTCCTTCGGCCTTGAGGGCATGGAGGGGGCTCAGGCGGTGGCCCTGACGGACCTTTCTCCCGGGGGCACCGTGTTCTGCCACGGGGAGATTTGGAAGGCCCGGTCCCTGGCGGGAAGGTTACCAAAGGGGGCTTCAGTGGTGGTTGAGAGGGTCGATGGCCTGGTGCTTTTGGTGCGCCCCATTGAAGAAGAGGGGGCGGAGGAGGAGAGGAGGGGGATTTAAATGTTTGATTTGTTGTGGTTTATCCTGGACATGGGTGGGAGCATCTTTGGGCTGCTCTTCATCATTTTGGTTCTCACCTCCTCGATAAAGGTGGTGCCGGAGTATCAGCGGGCGGTGGTGTTCCGTCTTGGTCGGCTCATAAAGGCAAAGGGGCCGGGGCTGATCGTGGTCATCCCCTTCATAGACCGGGTGATGAAGGTGGACCTTAGGGTGGTAACCTTGGACGTCCCGGTTCAGGAGGTCATAACCAAGGATAACGTCCCCATAAAGGTTAACGCGGTGGTCTACTTCCGGGTCATGGACCCCTCCCGCTCGGTGGTTGAGGTGGAGAACCACATAATGGCCACCAGCCAGCTCTCTCAGACGACCTTGCGGTCCGTGATAGGTAGGTCCGAGCTGGATGAGGTGCTTTCCGCCAGGGACAAGATCAACATGGAGCTGCAGCAGATAATAGACGAGAGGACCGATCCGTGGGGAATAAAAGTGAGTGCCGTTGAGGTTAAGGAACTGGAGCTCCCAGAGGGCATGAAGAGGGCCATGGCGCGCCAGGCGGAGGCGGAGAGGGAGCGCCGCGCCAAGGTGATAGCCGCGGAAGGTGAGCTCCAGGCCGCCAGGGCGCTCTCTGAGGCCGCAGGGGTCATGGAGAGCTCCCCCATAACGCTCCAGCTCAGGTACCTTCAGACCCTGAGGGAGGTGGCCAGCGAGAAGAACTCCACCACCCTGTTCCCCCTCCCCATCGACCTTATAAGGCCTTTCCTGGAGAAGAAGGGGTCCTGAAGCCGAGAAGCAGCTTAAGAATCGCAGGTTTAGCCTGTCCCGGAGGGGCCTTAGCCCCTCCGTTTTGCTATAGCCCCGTTGGGTGGTTATAATGTGGCCCATTACGGATGAAGCAAAGTCTACGGTCATGGAGGCGAGGGGTATGGCTTACGATTTTGGCACCATAGAGCCCAAGTGGCAGAAGGCGTGGGAGGAGAGCGGTGCTTTTCACGTTGAGACCGGAGGGGATAAGCCGAAGTTCTACTGTCTTGAGATGTTCCCCTATCCAAGCGGGGCCCTTCACATGGGACACCTTAGGAACTACTCCATAGGGGACCTGATGGCCCGGTTCCTCAGGATGAGAGGCTATAACGTGCTGTATCCCATAGGATTCGACGCCTTCGGCCTCCCGGCGGAGAACGCGGCCCTTAAGTTCGGAGTTCAGCCTGCGGATTGGACCTGGAAGAACATAGAGCATATGACCAGCCAGCTGAAGCGGATGGGATGCAGCTATGACTGGCGCAGGCGGGTGGAGACCTGCAACTCTGACTATTACCGTTGGACCCAGTGGCTTTTCCTTCAGTTCTTCAAGAAGGGGCTTGCCTACCGAAAGGAGGCCCCGGTGAACTGGTGCGAGTCATGCAAGACCGTTCTGGCCAACGAGCAGGTGGTGGACGGAGGGCACTGTTGGCGGTGCGGAACTACGGTCACCAAGAGAAACCTGAAGCAGTGGTTCTTGAGGATAACCGACTATGCCCAGGAGCTGCTGGATTGTCTTGACTCCCTTACCGGTTGGCCGGAGAGGGTTCGGATGATGCAGCGAAATTGGATAGGCAGGTCCGAAGGGGTTCGTCTGAGCTTCAAGGTTGATGGCACGGACCTTGAGATAGAGGCCTTTACCACCCGGATAGATACCATCTATGGGGTCACCTTTGTGGCTTTGGCGGCGGAAAACCCGCTGGTAAGACGCCTTGCGGAGCTGTCCCCCAAGGGGCAGGAGATACTGGACTTTGCGGCTAAGGTAATGCGCCAGAGCGAGATAGAGAGGAGCTCCGTGGGGGCCGAGAAGGAAGGTTTCGACACCGGGTTCTTCGCCGTGAGCCCCGTTGACGGCCGCAGGATACCCATATGGATAGCCAACTACATCCTCATGGACTACGGGACCGGGGCGATCATGGGGGTTCCCGCCCATGACCAGAGGGATTTTGAGTTCGCCAGGAAGTACGGGATTAAGGTCATAACGGTTATAAGGCCGGTGGACGGTCAGATCCCCGACGGAAACTCCATGGAGTCCGCCTTCGAGGACGATGGCATCCAGTGCAACTCCGGTGAGTTCGACGGTCTTCCTACCAGGGAGGCCATTCCAAGGATGGCCCAGTGGTTTGAGGATAAGGGATGGGGACGCAGGGAGGTCAACTACCGTTTGAGGGATTGGCTCATATCCCGCCAGCGTTACTGGGGAGCCCCCATACCGGTGGTCTATTGTGAGCATTGTGGAATAGTCCCCGTGCCGGAGGAGGAGTTGCCAGTCACCCTTCCCATGGACGTAACGGTTCTGGAGGGAGGTGGTTCCCCGTTGCCAGAGGCCGCCCATTGGGTCAACACCAAGTGCCCCTCCTGCGGAGGACCTGCCAGACGCGAGACCGATACCATGGACACGTTCATATGCTCATCCTGGTACTTCCTCCGCTACACTTCCCCCTGGAGCGACGATGCCCCCTTTAGGATGGAGGACGTTTCCTACTGGATGCCGGTTGATCAATATATAGGTGGCATAGAGCACGCGTGCTTGCACCTCATATATGCAAGGTTCTTCACCAAGGTCTGCTCGGACCTCGGACTCTTGCCGCCCAGGGTGAGGGAGCCCTTTACCAACCTTCTGACCCAGGGAATGGTCATAAAGGACGGATCCAAGATGTCCAAGTCGAAGGGCAACGTGGTGGATCCCGACGAGATAATAAGGCGTTACGGGGCGGATACTGCAAGGCTCTTCATCCTCTTTGCCGCTCCTCCGGAGAAGGACCTCGACTGGTCCGACAAGGGAGTGGAAGGAGCTCACCGTTTCCTCGGCAGGGTCTTCCGCCTTGTGGAGGACAACCTGGAGGAGCTGAAGGCCGCGCCTAAACCTATGGAAGTGGGCTCCATAGAGGATAAGGCCGTGAGGGATCTTAAGCGCCTGATCCACAGGACGGTGGAGAAGGTTACAAGGGACATAGAGACCGAGAAACAGTTTAACACTGCGGTGGCAAGCCTTATGGAGCTGAGCAACGCGTTAGGATCTCTTAAGTCCCGTACACCGGAGGCCAGGAGCGTTTTCAGGGAAGGGGTTGAGTCCCTCTTGCTCTGCCTTGCCCCGTTTACACCCCACATATGCGAGGAGCTTTGGGGGATGATGGGCAATGGGGGGATGATATCCTTAGCCCCATGGCCCGAGGTTGACGAGGAATGTTTGAAACTTGAGGACGTCACCGTGGTGTTCCAGGTTAACGGAAAGGTTAGGGAGGGGATCATAGTTCCAGCTGGCCTTTCCAGGGAGGAGCTCCAGCGGGTCGTTATGGACGACCCGAGGGTGGTCAAGCGGCTGGAGGGCAAGGAGGTAGTGAAGGTAATAGCGGTGCCGGATAAGCTGGTCAATGTGGTGGTGAAGCCCTAGTGCCCCACCTGGTCATATTGGCGGGGGAGCCCTCCTCTTGGCGGGGGCTCCTCAGCACCGCTGCCCAAAAAATGGGCTTTTCAACCTCCGATGTGATACGAAGAAGCTGTGAGAGCTGGGCTGAGGTGTTGGCGGATAGCGCATCCGGAGGGCTATTCTCTGAGAGGTCCTTCTCCCTTGTGGAGGCGGGAAGGGATCTCGGCCCCTTCCCGGAGCCGTTGTTGCCCCTACTGGAGGGGCCGGACGCTTTGGGGGTGGTCCTTGTAACCGCGGAGCAGGTCCCCAAGGGGCTGGAAGAGCTGGTGTCCCGCGGTTCTAAGAAGGTGTCCTTATACTTGGATCAGCCCATCCCCAGGTTCGGTGCGGAGAGGCTCCGATGGATCTACGACAGGGCCAAGATGGAAGGGCTTGTGATGACCAGGGATGCCTTGGCGTTCATATCCGAGTCATTCGAGGACCGGGAGGAGATATGCGGGGAGCTGAGAAAGCTATCGCTGCTTGGGCGGGAGGTTTCCCTTGAGGACGTGGCGGCCCTCTGCGTGGGGGATGGACAGAGGCGGCTGGTGTCCTTCCTGGACGACCTGTGTCTTGGAAGGCGTTTGCAGGCCATAGGGGGGCTTGAATTTCTCAAGCGCCGAGATGACCTGTTGCCGGTGATAACCGCCCTTCATAACAGGTTTCGACTGGCCTTTTACGTCGCCCGTTTTGGTGAAAGGTGGGTCCAGGGGGC
This sequence is a window from Thermanaerothrix sp.. Protein-coding genes within it:
- the leuS gene encoding leucine--tRNA ligase; the protein is MAYDFGTIEPKWQKAWEESGAFHVETGGDKPKFYCLEMFPYPSGALHMGHLRNYSIGDLMARFLRMRGYNVLYPIGFDAFGLPAENAALKFGVQPADWTWKNIEHMTSQLKRMGCSYDWRRRVETCNSDYYRWTQWLFLQFFKKGLAYRKEAPVNWCESCKTVLANEQVVDGGHCWRCGTTVTKRNLKQWFLRITDYAQELLDCLDSLTGWPERVRMMQRNWIGRSEGVRLSFKVDGTDLEIEAFTTRIDTIYGVTFVALAAENPLVRRLAELSPKGQEILDFAAKVMRQSEIERSSVGAEKEGFDTGFFAVSPVDGRRIPIWIANYILMDYGTGAIMGVPAHDQRDFEFARKYGIKVITVIRPVDGQIPDGNSMESAFEDDGIQCNSGEFDGLPTREAIPRMAQWFEDKGWGRREVNYRLRDWLISRQRYWGAPIPVVYCEHCGIVPVPEEELPVTLPMDVTVLEGGGSPLPEAAHWVNTKCPSCGGPARRETDTMDTFICSSWYFLRYTSPWSDDAPFRMEDVSYWMPVDQYIGGIEHACLHLIYARFFTKVCSDLGLLPPRVREPFTNLLTQGMVIKDGSKMSKSKGNVVDPDEIIRRYGADTARLFILFAAPPEKDLDWSDKGVEGAHRFLGRVFRLVEDNLEELKAAPKPMEVGSIEDKAVRDLKRLIHRTVEKVTRDIETEKQFNTAVASLMELSNALGSLKSRTPEARSVFREGVESLLLCLAPFTPHICEELWGMMGNGGMISLAPWPEVDEECLKLEDVTVVFQVNGKVREGIIVPAGLSREELQRVVMDDPRVVKRLEGKEVVKVIAVPDKLVNVVVKP
- a CDS encoding slipin family protein, which translates into the protein MFDLLWFILDMGGSIFGLLFIILVLTSSIKVVPEYQRAVVFRLGRLIKAKGPGLIVVIPFIDRVMKVDLRVVTLDVPVQEVITKDNVPIKVNAVVYFRVMDPSRSVVEVENHIMATSQLSQTTLRSVIGRSELDEVLSARDKINMELQQIIDERTDPWGIKVSAVEVKELELPEGMKRAMARQAEAERERRAKVIAAEGELQAARALSEAAGVMESSPITLQLRYLQTLREVASEKNSTTLFPLPIDLIRPFLEKKGS